AAACCCCCTTCGCTAGCGCGCAATAAAAATAATGGACTGGCAATAACAGGGCTTGTCTTAGGCATAATAGGAATTATTCTTATATGGGTTCCAATATTAAATTTGATTTTAGGAATCGCTGCACTTGTATTTGGAATAATAGGTCTCAAAAAATCAAATCAAATTAAAAATTATGGGAAAGCAATATCCATAACAGGAATAGTGCTTGGTGGAATTACAATACTTGCAGGATTGCTCTCAATTATCGGAGTAATAACATATTTCGGAGTGCTTAACTCTACTGAAATTCTTAAATCTGAAAAAAATTACGTTGGTGAAACTGATGACTCTGAAATAATCATCAACCCTAAAGGAGTCATCGACCCTGAAATCAACCCTGAAAAAACGATTCAGAATCAATGCGCAATAACATCAGGATTTTCATGTAGAGATTTTACAATAACTACAAACAATGTTAAAATTGAGATAGCTAATAATATGGGTCAAAAAATAGTATTTAATGACGGCATATTAACAAGTACGGAAAAAAGACAACTTGGAACATGTACTGTTGAGCCAAACGAAATTGAAAACGAAAATACAGCTATAATATCCTGTAATTTGAATGAGATGCTAAATGCAGGAGAAAAAAGTACGTTAAATTTTGAACTAATTTACAAAACTAAAACAATAGATTTAGAACGTGAAGCATCCGGTAAAATAACAGGCACCTTTAATTAAACCATTTTTCTTTTATTTTTTAATAATAATTCAATTTGAATCAAAAAATTCAATAAGCAAGTCTCCAAAGAGAACCATGGGGAGTTTCTTAACTTCAAGAGCAGTAACCCATAAATAATGATCGTGTTCGGTGCCAAGCTTAACATCTGTATGATTTGGTTCAAGCAAAAAAATATGTGCTTTGCTGCACGTTTCTTTTTTTGTGTCTTCAAGAACACCTAATTCTTTAATTATTCTACAAGGGATTCCTGTTTCCTCAACAACCTCACGTCTTATTGCAAGATTAGGAGTCTCTCCGGTTTTTATTTTTCCGCCAGGAACTTCCCATTTACCTACATTTTCCTGAAGTTCGTCCTTAACTTTTCTAAGAAGAAGAAATTTACCATCTTTTTTTATTAACCCGCGAACTATTTCAACATATTTCATAAAAACAAAACATAACCAAAAGTATAAAAAACTTATTGCAAAAAATTACAAAATAACAAGTAAAGCTCCCCCCAACATAACGACACAGGCAATGCTTTTTCTCAAAAGATTCTTCTCATGAAACAATTCCCCTCCAATAATTGTAGAAAACAGAGCTGCTAAACGCTTAATAGCAGAAACCAAAGCAACATTAACCAACTTGACAGCTTGAGCCTGAAAATACCTATATCCAAAAGTCAAAGCCGCAATAAGAAGAACCCACCAACCATTTCTCTTCAATCCATCTTTAATTTCTCTAACCCCGTCATGAAAAACACTAATCATAATCAAATAATTAATCGCTAGAAAAAAATGAATGATTGCCAAATAAGACTCTGCACTAACACCTATATTAGAAGATCCTAAAACAAACCTATCCCCCGAAGCGCAAAGTGCATAAAGAATTAAAGCCAACACAATATAATGAATATATTTAGATCTAATAAAAACACGAACAGGTTCAAATAACCCATGATGTGGCTTCAACTCCAAAACATAAGAACCTACAATTAACAGAAAAATACCAATCATGTGTTGAAAAGTGATGTTTTCACCAAGCAAAATCCAAGCAACAAGAGCCGTAAACGCAGGACCAATAACCAATAAAGGACTTGAAGAACTCATATCCATATGTCTAACAGCTTTAGCAATTAACAAAAAAGCAATGCTGCCAAGAACACTCGTAAAATACATGACAACCCAAGCAATACCCGGAATCAAAGAAAAATCAACAATAAAAAGAAAAGGTAACGTAATAAACGCAATGACGACAGCCAAAGTAGCTGAAAAACTCATAGCATGTTCTTTAAACAAAACTTTCTTTTGAACAATACTTTGAATACCAGTCAATAAAGCAGTTAAAATTGCAAAAATAAACCAATCCATAAATAGTAAACAAGAGAATGCCATTTAAATTTTTATCGAAAAACAAAGAAAAACATTATAAATAATGAAAAAAATAGTTCGATAAAAATAAAATACTGGTGATAAAATGAAATATGTATTAGGAATATTAATTATAGCAATGTTTATTATTAGCGCTTGCGGATCTTACAATACAGACATAGAAAGATTTGGAACAGATCAACAAAATACAAATAGAGTAACTGGAACTACAACGAATCTAACAAATCAAACAAATCAAACAAATTCATCAGGAGGAGATCCCACACCGCCAATGCCCCCCACAAACATAACGAATAGCACAAACAGCACTAA
The Candidatus Woesearchaeota archaeon DNA segment above includes these coding regions:
- a CDS encoding DUF4190 domain-containing protein, which gives rise to MVNNENRCSESAKKLKVSCTQKSKMISSCISALNAQKQSFWHAKNQRFLSRTEYYDSVAYRDFQIACYRPKGRGIKPPSLARNKNNGLAITGLVLGIIGIILIWVPILNLILGIAALVFGIIGLKKSNQIKNYGKAISITGIVLGGITILAGLLSIIGVITYFGVLNSTEILKSEKNYVGETDDSEIIINPKGVIDPEINPEKTIQNQCAITSGFSCRDFTITTNNVKIEIANNMGQKIVFNDGILTSTEKRQLGTCTVEPNEIENENTAIISCNLNEMLNAGEKSTLNFELIYKTKTIDLEREASGKITGTFN
- a CDS encoding NUDIX domain-containing protein translates to MKYVEIVRGLIKKDGKFLLLRKVKDELQENVGKWEVPGGKIKTGETPNLAIRREVVEETGIPCRIIKELGVLEDTKKETCSKAHIFLLEPNHTDVKLGTEHDHYLWVTALEVKKLPMVLFGDLLIEFFDSN
- a CDS encoding DMT family transporter, which gives rise to MDWFIFAILTALLTGIQSIVQKKVLFKEHAMSFSATLAVVIAFITLPFLFIVDFSLIPGIAWVVMYFTSVLGSIAFLLIAKAVRHMDMSSSSPLLVIGPAFTALVAWILLGENITFQHMIGIFLLIVGSYVLELKPHHGLFEPVRVFIRSKYIHYIVLALILYALCASGDRFVLGSSNIGVSAESYLAIIHFFLAINYLIMISVFHDGVREIKDGLKRNGWWVLLIAALTFGYRYFQAQAVKLVNVALVSAIKRLAALFSTIIGGELFHEKNLLRKSIACVVMLGGALLVIL